The genomic region ccttagtagttcattgattggtttctcatatgtgccctgaccgtgggccttcagcagaccgagtaacccgttgctcgagccagtgaccttgggttcaagctggtgagcttcgcccaaaccagacaagcccacactcaagctggcgacctcagggtatcaaacctgggtcctccacatcccagtccaaccctccatccactgcgccaccacctggtcaggcaagaagtttAATATTTTCAATCAGCTGTGAATAAGCTGGTCTACTTAATCATTTTAACACATGAAAATGTTAGGAGAGTGTGTATAGGTTTATTTAAGTAATAGCCACCATTTAATTTGGGAAAATGCTTGTGAttccacaaaagagaaaaatcaatgcattaaaaaaaatccctttgatttttttgagaTGTATGCTGAAACATTTAGAGGTGTAGTGTGGTGATATGTgcaatttatttatctttctttatatttaaaaaaaattattgaatgtattggggtggcattgtttagtgaaattatacaggtttcagatgcccaattctacatCATCTCTATatggcattgtgtgttcaccagcccaactttgcaatttattttcaaatggttcatcactaaacaaaaaagaaaaaatatatatattatcaaggagaaagacaaatataaaatgttaaaaactgaATATATGCAAGAGATACACAAATATTCATAATATTATTCTTTCAACTTATTTGTAGATTAAAAATGTCTCGAAATAAAAAGTtgaagagcctggcctgtggcagtgcagtgggtAAACCCTCGACCTGGAGGCTGGGGGccccggtttgaaactctgggcttgccgggtcaaggcacatatgacaagcaatcaatgaacaactaaggtgaagcaactatgagtgatacttctcactcccccacgccctcctctctctgtaaaatcaataaataaaatctttttttaataaagttgaaGATAAAGCAAACCTTGATGGTTACCCTCCTCTAGAAAGGAAGGAGACGCGGGGAGCTCTGGAGCCAGTCATGTTCCGTATCTTGATCTGGGCGCTAGGTACTTGCCTGCAAGTGTTTGTTTTCCAGCCCTACACGTGATTTGTGCacttttccatatattttataataaaaggaaacatttaagtgagtctgttttataaagctcacatttaaaaaatagcttacagagttattttttaaaaaaaagaaaaccaggcagtggcgcagtggatagaacgtcggactgggatgctgaagacccaggttcgagaccccgaggtcgccaacttgagcgtgggctcatctggtttgagcaaaaagctcaccaacttggacccaaggtcgctggctcgagcaaggggttactcagtctgctgaaggcccacggtcaaggcacatatgagaaagcaatcaatgaactaaggtgttgcaatgcgcaacaaaaaactaatgattgatgcttctcatctctctccgtcctgtctgtccctgtctatccctctctctgactctctcttctctgtaaaaaaaattaaaaaaaaaaaaaaaaaaaaaaaaaggaaagcagagtAAAAGTTATTCTAGTGGTAACCAAAGGTTTTAAAATACCAACATCTGGGACTATCTCTGGATACCAGATGTATGTAAAAACCTAACCACTCTGCAGTGTAAACTCAACTGGTCAACGAGAACCACCTCAGTCCACACCACAAAGACCCCCAGGCTTTCTCCTCGTTTCCCCAGTGTTCCATTCCACTGCCCTGGAAGGCAACCTTCATCCTACCAATTCTCATCCCTTGTTAGTTTTCTTGTACCCGCCTCAAGCCGTTTTCGTACCTAGAAATATATGAGTCACCCAACACTACATCACCCCCCCCTCAAATCCTTGTTCACAAGTCTTCCAAATGCCAAATCTCCTCTTCAAACAgatccttctctcccttcctccccgcGCTCTGCCTGGGCCACCTGCTGTTCCGGTCCCCGTGCGGGGCAGACTGCGGAACGACCTGGCACTCGTCTCTCCAAAATACTACCCGCTCCCCCAACCTGCAGACGACCTGGCTGTCAGGGAGCCCGGCCCATTCGGGGAGGTTTCCAAATCCAGGGCTCTGCCCTTTAATTTTGCTTTGACTCTTCCCGCTCGTCTCCCAATAAATACTCTTAGGAGGGGGAAAGTAGGGACAAAGATGTCTGGAGCCGAGAGGTCACCGGGATGGCTTCGTGAAAACGGCGAGGCACCGAGAACACACAGGAGAGGAAGACAAGAGCGGCTGCTCCGGAGCCAAAGCCTGGAGAATCTGAGCGGCCGGAGGAGGAAAGGGCGCAGGAGGCTGAGGGTGGAAGGGCAGCTGGGCCTGGTATGGGGAAGCCTGCGTCCCAAGGCGGCCCCGGCAGGCGGGAATAGAGCCGGTCCGGCGGGGAGCAGAAGGTTCCGCGGGAGTCCGAAGGAGCCGAGGCCCCGCCGCGCGCCCACCTGCGAGTAGGAACACTTTTCGGAGTCGCTGCCGCCCAGGACGGCGCACGCCTCATTCTCCAGCTCTTCGTCCTCCTCAAGTACGTCCACCAGCGACACGACGGGTTCGGCTCCTGCCATCCTCAACTGTCACCGGACCACAGCTTTACCCCGGAGGAGGCGGGAAAAGCGGCCACGAGAGGCGTGGCCCGAGGAGGCGGATCCTGAGCGCCAGGAACCAATCCCAAAGGAAGGAAgcgaaggaagggggaggagcgacTTCCGATAAACGGAAGTCACTCCTCTCGCTTCTCCCGCCGGCGCCCGCGGCGGGTTGGTTTCCGCATCCGGGTGATACTTCCCTGTGGCGCGTTCTGGAAGCTCCGTGGTTGCCATGGAGGTTTTAGCAGAGTACGTCGGGCTGGACGGGCAGACGCAGCAGCTGCGAGTGCTTTGTGATGCGCCGCGCGACGCGGACCCTTACGAGGGTTTACTGGCGGGCGTGGCCCAGATGAGGGATCTGGTGGCCGAGCTCTTTAGCCCCCAAGTACAGCAGGGAGCGCAGGGCGGAGTGGCGGTGGCAACGGACGAGGCCTTGGACGGTGAGCTCTGAGACGGTGGAGGGCAGGGAAGGGGCGCCCCAGGTAGCGGACTTGAAGAAAGTGAGCCTCAGGGGAGGAACATTTCCACCTGAAAATGTTGACACCTTCTGCCATATCTGGGCGGAATTTGGGCAGCTTCTACCCGGCGTTTTCACAactgtatttcttttcatttatatcacgtggggggggggggtgtggaacACCACGTGCCGAACACCTACTCCGTGCGAGGCACTGGGCCGAGCTCTGGAGAAGAATTAAGCAGATTGCGACTGAATAAGGCCATTAGTTGGCGGCCGTGACGGCCGCCATGCAgggtgcaggttcgcattagattcgaacagtAGAGAAACAAgggagccgaaaactggtgggctgtttcttttattctagcctcgcacggggcaggcgagtaaaaacacacggaaccaaaacccactcattcagtgttcacaaagctactaacaCATCCAGGTTTTTCTAGAGTCAAAGGCCCCCACCAACTCACTCCCCTCTGGTTCACCAACTCCTttcctctgcacaaactggcttctccttcaacaacTCGCAAAAAACGTCGTCTCctcctcttaaaactttttggcgctaaaacccctcctccagcacacattagcataacaaagccctttcccaagcaggaaggtaattagcagtttcacctggcagtggcctttttttttttttttttaatttctcggAAGttagaaacaaggaggcagtcagacagactcccacatgcgcctgaccgctatccaccccacacgcccaccagggggcaatgctctccccatctggggcgttgctcccctGCTGCGGCtggagcccctctagcgcctgaggcagaggccatgaagccatccttaccgcctgggccaactttgctccaacggagccttggctgcaggagaggaagagagagacagagaggaaggagagggggaggggtggagaagcagatgggcgcttctcctgtgtgccctggcggggaatcgaatccgggacattcacacgccaggctgacgctctcccattgagccaaccagccagggcggtagGTGCATTTTGACTGCCCCAAACTGAAGAACCCAAGAACTAAATAGTGAAGTCAGGGTTAAACTCCTCTGTAGAGTAGCTTATACactgtactttctttttctttcttttccatctcGATTACATCTTGATAGTTCCAAATAATGAATTCAGATAACAGATTTGTTTCCTTGTCACATATATTGAGAGTGAAGGTCTGTTTTGTGGCTCCGAAAGTACCTCACTAACCCGTGCTAAATGTTATCATTAACATAAGGACAAGAGTATATTtatggccatttttaaaaata from Saccopteryx leptura isolate mSacLep1 chromosome 6, mSacLep1_pri_phased_curated, whole genome shotgun sequence harbors:
- the GON7 gene encoding EKC/KEOPS complex subunit GON7, whose protein sequence is MEVLAEYVGLDGQTQQLRVLCDAPRDADPYEGLLAGVAQMRDLVAELFSPQVQQGAQGGVAVATDEALDGDDEDDAEDESNIDNRTNSEGPSDAKRPKPPSIS